A genome region from Clostridia bacterium includes the following:
- the rpsF gene encoding 30S ribosomal protein S6 yields the protein MRKKYETIFILKPDLEEEAIKAEIDKVKGVIENGGGQVTSIDEWGMRKLAYEVKKLKEGYYVFMTFDAAPELPRELERVYKINDNILRHIIVRDEE from the coding sequence ATGCGAAAAAAGTATGAGACAATATTTATATTAAAGCCCGACCTTGAAGAAGAAGCTATAAAGGCTGAAATTGATAAGGTAAAAGGGGTTATTGAAAATGGTGGAGGACAAGTGACTTCTATAGATGAGTGGGGAATGAGAAAGCTTGCCTACGAAGTAAAGAAGTTAAAAGAAGGCTATTACGTTTTTATGACCTTCGATGCAGCTCCTGAATTGCCTAGAGAATTGGAGAGGGTTTATAAAATTAATGACAACATTTTAAGACACATTATAGTTAGAGATGAAGAATAA
- a CDS encoding single-stranded DNA-binding protein, whose product MLNKVVLIGRLTRDPELRYTTNGISVATFTLAVERTFANSQGQRETDFIPIVTWRKTAELCAQYLSKGRMAGVSGRIQTRSYENQEGQRRYVTEIVADEVQFLGGGGESRQQQPGDLNDFEKDMPKNDNDDDFMDIDNEEDLPF is encoded by the coding sequence ATGTTAAACAAGGTGGTACTTATAGGACGTTTAACACGAGACCCTGAATTGAGATACACAACTAACGGAATTAGTGTTGCAACTTTTACTCTTGCTGTGGAAAGGACTTTTGCCAACAGTCAAGGTCAAAGAGAGACCGATTTTATTCCCATAGTTACTTGGAGAAAGACAGCGGAGTTGTGTGCCCAATACCTATCCAAAGGTAGAATGGCGGGAGTTTCAGGAAGAATTCAGACTAGAAGCTATGAGAATCAAGAAGGACAGAGAAGATATGTTACAGAGATAGTAGCTGATGAGGTTCAATTTTTAGGTGGAGGCGGAGAATCAAGGCAGCAACAGCCCGGTGACCTGAATGATTTTGAAAAAGATATGCCTAAAAATGATAATGATGATGATTTTATGGATATAGATAACGAGGAAGACCTGCCATTTTAA